From a single Mycolicibacterium moriokaense genomic region:
- a CDS encoding enoyl-CoA hydratase/isomerase family protein, translating to MIYATPQSDADPSAAGDGELQAIEFAVGADHVATVTLNRPDAMNAISDRMARELAWAWQTVRDTDDIHVVVLRAAGDRAFCTGVDVKGDASWFLKSNVWNSFDPGVWVSPKIAHRCWKPVITAVHGLVAGGGQYLLNEADIIICSEDAAFFDPHANASIVSALEPIGMLHRGVPLGDVLRWALMGTEERISAHTALRLGLVTEVVERDALWDRAHEIAATIAARNPQAIQGTIRAIWESLDMTRSTALQNGMAYTHIGNPPIAERRAAPRRNGPPSYR from the coding sequence ATGATTTACGCTACCCCCCAATCGGACGCCGATCCCAGCGCCGCAGGGGACGGTGAACTTCAGGCCATCGAATTCGCCGTCGGCGCCGACCACGTGGCCACGGTGACGCTGAATCGGCCGGACGCCATGAACGCCATCTCCGATCGAATGGCCCGTGAGCTGGCCTGGGCCTGGCAGACGGTGCGCGATACCGACGACATCCACGTGGTCGTATTGCGGGCCGCGGGCGACCGGGCCTTTTGCACCGGGGTGGACGTCAAGGGAGACGCCAGCTGGTTCCTGAAGTCCAACGTGTGGAACAGCTTCGACCCCGGGGTGTGGGTCTCCCCGAAGATCGCGCACCGCTGTTGGAAACCGGTGATCACCGCGGTGCACGGGCTGGTGGCCGGCGGCGGGCAGTACCTGCTCAACGAGGCCGACATCATCATCTGCTCCGAGGACGCCGCGTTCTTCGACCCGCACGCGAACGCGTCGATCGTCTCGGCGCTGGAACCCATCGGCATGCTACACCGCGGGGTGCCGCTCGGCGACGTGCTGCGCTGGGCGCTGATGGGTACCGAGGAGCGCATCTCCGCCCACACCGCACTGCGGCTCGGGCTGGTGACCGAGGTCGTCGAGCGCGACGCGCTGTGGGATCGCGCCCATGAGATCGCGGCCACCATCGCCGCGCGGAACCCCCAGGCAATCCAGGGCACCATCCGCGCGATATGGGAATCTCTTGACATGACCAGGTCGACCGCGCTGCAGAACGGTATGGCCTACACCCACATCGGCAACCCACCGATCGCCGAACGCCGCGCGGCGCCACGGCGCAACGGGCCACCCAGCTACCGGTGA
- a CDS encoding FadR/GntR family transcriptional regulator, translating into MEQDLIAPRIDSRQAKLAGRAAEQIVADVIELGWPVGHVLGSEAELLERYGVSRAVLREAVRLIEHQHVARMRRGTGGGLVIDEPNVDAVIGPTVIYLLRAGATLDELFDTRIILEELVAELASQRVDEADIRTVRETLANESSGNFTDARLLHTQLATLTGNPVLQLFVETFSRVIEFHFKDDAVLPPNVSKEVQHAHASIARAILTNNPGMARERMSRHLRAEAEFIARQPATVQHLDPTAALAGTDGDKRGEALARQIFAWVLETEAKPGTFIGSEAALMAKYRASRAVLREAIRILEYQQIALTRRGPGGGLFVTEPDSAALTDIISIYLRRHGVTAEHIHELRSGLELAVAERAANAVRDGAVDASIIEKALATESEKGLIAAYAHREDFHSMLGQLSGNRALELVHRVTMRLGWNFFSQYADADPQAIERAARAVDPAHRGIADALLAGDSELAVVRMRAHVSTTSPPAG; encoded by the coding sequence GTGGAACAGGACCTGATCGCGCCCCGGATCGACTCGCGCCAAGCCAAACTCGCGGGCCGAGCGGCGGAGCAGATCGTCGCCGACGTCATCGAGTTGGGTTGGCCGGTCGGCCATGTGCTCGGTTCCGAGGCCGAACTGCTCGAGCGGTACGGGGTGAGCCGCGCGGTGCTGCGCGAAGCGGTGCGACTCATCGAGCACCAGCACGTCGCGCGGATGCGGCGCGGCACCGGCGGCGGCCTCGTCATCGACGAGCCCAACGTCGACGCGGTGATCGGCCCGACGGTGATCTACCTGCTCCGCGCGGGCGCCACGCTCGACGAGCTCTTCGACACGCGCATCATCCTGGAGGAACTGGTCGCCGAGCTGGCCTCGCAGCGGGTCGACGAGGCCGACATCCGCACGGTGCGCGAAACCCTGGCCAACGAGTCGTCGGGCAACTTCACCGACGCCCGACTTCTGCACACCCAGCTGGCCACGCTGACCGGAAATCCGGTGCTGCAGTTGTTCGTCGAGACCTTCAGCCGCGTCATCGAATTCCACTTCAAGGACGATGCGGTGCTGCCCCCGAACGTGAGCAAGGAGGTGCAGCACGCGCACGCGAGCATCGCCCGTGCGATCCTCACCAACAATCCCGGGATGGCCCGCGAGCGCATGAGCAGGCACCTGCGCGCCGAGGCGGAGTTCATCGCCCGCCAGCCGGCCACGGTGCAACACCTGGACCCGACCGCCGCGCTGGCGGGTACCGACGGCGACAAGCGTGGCGAGGCGCTGGCCAGACAGATTTTCGCGTGGGTGCTCGAGACCGAGGCGAAGCCGGGCACGTTCATCGGGTCCGAGGCCGCGCTGATGGCCAAGTACCGGGCCAGCCGGGCGGTGCTGCGCGAGGCCATCCGGATCCTGGAGTACCAGCAGATCGCACTCACCCGGCGCGGACCCGGCGGCGGGCTGTTCGTCACCGAGCCGGACAGCGCGGCGCTGACCGACATCATCTCGATCTACCTGCGCCGCCACGGGGTCACCGCAGAACACATCCACGAGCTGCGCAGCGGGCTGGAGCTGGCCGTCGCCGAGCGGGCCGCGAACGCCGTGCGCGACGGCGCGGTCGACGCCTCGATCATCGAGAAGGCGCTGGCCACCGAATCCGAGAAGGGACTTATCGCCGCATATGCCCACCGCGAGGATTTCCACTCGATGCTGGGCCAGCTGTCGGGCAACCGCGCGCTGGAACTGGTGCACCGGGTGACCATGCGCCTGGGCTGGAACTTCTTCTCGCAGTACGCCGATGCCGACCCGCAGGCGATCGAACGCGCCGCCCGAGCCGTCGATCCCGCGCACCGCGGCATCGCCGACGCGTTGTTGGCCGGGGACAGCGAACTCGCCGTCGTGCGGATGCGCGCACACGTTTCGACCACTTCGCCGCCGGCCGGGTGA
- a CDS encoding AMP-binding protein yields the protein MKHSWDRRLGVWWIAEDHPHAPAIAESPSGRTMTFSELAAAAHRVANALRAHGIGDGEAVAYALPNDVDAVVWQLATLETGLRYLTLNPTLSTDEFASILEHSGATALVTHVDYLQRCAEAATGATLRVVVGAAADDALPSGFITDTELVADQPSTPPAKRKQGDSIRYSSGTTGKPKGIMRPLEDRDPSVAANAMAVFGHAFDFRPFDGVHLVSTGMHHAGCQSFYLGALNVGQALVILGKFDAEQTLAAIDSHPVTSAYMVPTQFVRMLKLPHDVRSKYDVSSLRSVVHSAAPCPLQVKKEMMDWWGPVIWETYGGTEGAATIAKPYRWLEKPGTVGRPVRGMSVKILDDEGNPLPANEVGNVYIESLSGRSFEYRNDAELTASVYRGNAFTLGDLGYLDDDGYLFICDRAKDMIISGGVNIYPAEVEGVLSSHPAITDVAVIGIPDPEWGEQIKAVVELVPDAEPSDALAEELIAYTRARLAGFKCPRSVDFTPQLPRTETGKLMKRQIRDPYWVEAGRRV from the coding sequence GTGAAGCATTCGTGGGACCGGCGGCTCGGAGTGTGGTGGATCGCCGAGGATCACCCCCACGCACCGGCGATCGCCGAGTCGCCGAGCGGACGCACGATGACCTTCTCCGAACTCGCCGCAGCCGCTCACCGGGTGGCCAACGCGCTGCGCGCCCATGGAATCGGGGACGGCGAGGCCGTCGCCTACGCGCTGCCCAACGACGTCGACGCCGTCGTATGGCAGTTGGCGACGCTGGAAACCGGGTTGCGCTACCTGACGCTGAACCCGACGCTGTCGACCGACGAGTTCGCCTCGATTCTCGAGCACTCCGGCGCAACCGCCCTGGTCACTCATGTCGACTACCTCCAGCGCTGCGCCGAAGCCGCGACCGGCGCCACGCTGCGCGTGGTGGTCGGCGCCGCGGCGGATGACGCGCTGCCGTCGGGGTTCATCACCGATACCGAACTGGTCGCCGACCAGCCGTCCACACCGCCCGCCAAACGCAAGCAGGGCGATTCCATCCGGTACTCCTCGGGCACCACCGGCAAGCCAAAGGGCATCATGCGTCCACTCGAGGACCGCGATCCGTCGGTGGCCGCCAATGCGATGGCGGTGTTCGGCCACGCCTTCGACTTCCGTCCATTCGACGGCGTGCACCTGGTGTCCACGGGCATGCATCACGCCGGTTGTCAGAGCTTTTACCTCGGGGCGCTGAACGTCGGTCAGGCGCTGGTGATCCTGGGCAAGTTCGACGCCGAGCAGACGCTCGCTGCCATCGACAGCCACCCGGTCACGTCCGCCTACATGGTGCCCACCCAATTCGTGCGCATGCTCAAACTCCCGCACGACGTGCGCAGCAAGTACGACGTGTCGAGCCTGCGGTCTGTGGTGCATTCGGCGGCGCCGTGTCCGCTGCAGGTCAAGAAGGAGATGATGGACTGGTGGGGCCCGGTGATCTGGGAGACCTACGGCGGCACCGAGGGTGCGGCGACCATCGCCAAGCCGTATCGCTGGCTGGAGAAGCCGGGCACGGTCGGGCGCCCGGTGCGTGGGATGAGCGTCAAGATCCTCGATGACGAAGGAAATCCGTTGCCCGCCAACGAAGTCGGCAATGTCTACATCGAGTCGCTGTCAGGACGGAGCTTCGAGTACCGCAACGACGCCGAACTCACCGCCTCGGTGTACCGGGGCAATGCGTTCACGCTCGGCGACCTCGGATATCTCGACGACGACGGCTACCTGTTCATCTGTGACCGCGCCAAGGACATGATCATCAGCGGCGGAGTCAACATCTACCCGGCCGAGGTCGAGGGCGTGCTGTCCAGTCACCCGGCGATCACCGATGTGGCGGTGATCGGCATCCCCGATCCCGAATGGGGCGAACAGATCAAGGCGGTGGTCGAACTCGTTCCTGACGCGGAACCGTCCGACGCCCTGGCCGAGGAACTGATCGCATACACCCGGGCGCGGTTGGCCGGGTTCAAGTGTCCCCGCTCGGTGGACTTCACCCCACAATTGCCGCGCACCGAGACGGGCAAATTGATGAAACGTCAGATACGCGACCCCTATTGGGTCGAAGCTGGTCGGCGGGTCTGA
- a CDS encoding cytochrome P450 family protein: protein MPKVIDTLEKTDLSSREMLDTPHARFAYLRQHHPVSWATAQGILQGKGGYLLTRYDDVMFIHSDDRFSTDVTKNSPAGKFIWLLPPSLRMLAQTMVFKDDPDHKRLRTLVHKAFTPKLVSTMATDITKIAEELADQLAAERDVDLIHAYAVRLPLAVIATMLGVADEDRDRFHTLVEKMGEQQGNLVGSYFSARKLGKLFEALIEDRRLHPDDGLISELVRAEEDGDRLSHREAVCMIFLLLLAGHDTTANLIGSSVLALTENPEQLQLLRRQPELLESTAVEELLRFTSPVADGAARFALTDLEIGGVPIPRGSQVLGSITSANFDEAVFENPETLDLTRKPNRHLAFAFGIHYCLGHQLARLEGRIALNTLLQRFGNWELTAPRESLRYKSTVSLRGLINLPIRMY from the coding sequence ATGCCCAAAGTGATTGACACACTTGAGAAGACCGATCTCAGCTCGCGCGAGATGCTGGACACCCCGCATGCGCGGTTCGCATACCTGCGTCAACACCACCCGGTGTCCTGGGCGACGGCCCAGGGGATCCTGCAGGGCAAGGGTGGCTACCTGTTGACCCGCTACGACGACGTCATGTTCATCCACAGCGACGACCGCTTCTCCACCGACGTCACGAAGAACTCGCCGGCAGGCAAGTTCATCTGGCTGTTGCCGCCGAGCCTGCGGATGCTGGCCCAGACGATGGTGTTCAAGGACGACCCCGACCACAAGCGTCTACGCACGCTGGTGCACAAGGCCTTTACGCCGAAGTTGGTGTCGACGATGGCGACCGACATCACCAAGATCGCGGAGGAGCTCGCCGACCAGCTCGCGGCTGAGCGTGACGTGGACCTGATCCACGCGTACGCCGTTCGACTGCCGCTGGCCGTGATCGCCACCATGCTCGGCGTCGCCGACGAGGACCGGGACAGGTTCCACACGCTCGTCGAGAAGATGGGCGAACAGCAGGGCAACCTGGTCGGGTCATACTTCAGCGCGCGCAAGCTCGGCAAGCTGTTCGAGGCACTGATCGAAGACCGCCGGTTGCATCCGGACGACGGCTTGATCTCCGAGCTCGTCCGCGCCGAGGAAGACGGTGACCGGCTCAGCCACCGTGAGGCGGTGTGCATGATCTTCCTTCTGCTGCTGGCCGGCCATGACACCACCGCCAACCTGATCGGCAGCAGCGTGCTGGCCCTCACCGAGAATCCCGAACAGCTGCAGCTGCTTCGGCGCCAACCCGAACTGCTGGAGTCGACGGCGGTGGAGGAGCTGCTCCGGTTCACCTCACCCGTCGCCGACGGTGCCGCGCGTTTCGCGCTGACGGATCTCGAGATCGGCGGTGTGCCGATTCCACGCGGCTCTCAGGTGCTGGGGTCCATCACGTCGGCGAACTTCGACGAAGCCGTTTTCGAGAACCCCGAGACGCTCGATCTGACGCGGAAACCCAACAGGCACTTGGCATTCGCCTTCGGCATCCACTACTGCCTGGGGCATCAGCTGGCCCGGCTGGAAGGCCGCATCGCCCTGAACACGCTCTTACAGCGCTTCGGCAACTGGGAATTGACGGCGCCGAGGGAGAGCCTGCGCTACAAGTCCACGGTCTCGCTACGCGGATTGATCAACCTACCGATACGGATGTACTGA
- a CDS encoding FAS1-like dehydratase domain-containing protein encodes MTQTQQQEFDHAIKDEDIERAKLLLGIDAPTSIDEFYREASVDGIRNFARGAGDDNPLFCDPEYAAKTRWGGVIAPPMIFSAMSKKMLGDPIPEDIRKATRGLFSGIHVFVSGQTTEWYQPVRPGDSLYGFGGLESIEEKHSEYAGRSIIRIIRQVRVNQRGEVVVVARIILIATERQKSRERGKYMDIKPATYTDEQIAEIDEIYAAEKPRGAEPRYWEDVQVGEEMPKMVKGPLTLTDVISFHSGGYGFGPYGIGAARIGYKNRQRVPKFYIKNAAGIPDVAQRLHWENEWSQSIGNPMAYDYGVMRECWLTHYVTDWMGDDGWLVRQHDEMRKFNFIGDTQFITGEVVGKRMENGNALVDLEFRCTSQRGEITAPATATVALPSREHGPVTLPVPDEELRRKAVQMLDRHNELIGKSRK; translated from the coding sequence ATGACCCAGACGCAACAACAGGAATTCGACCACGCCATCAAGGATGAGGACATCGAGCGCGCCAAACTGCTGCTCGGTATCGACGCCCCGACGAGCATCGACGAGTTCTACCGTGAAGCCAGCGTCGACGGAATCCGCAACTTCGCGCGCGGCGCCGGTGATGACAACCCGTTGTTCTGCGATCCGGAGTACGCGGCCAAAACCCGCTGGGGAGGGGTGATCGCGCCGCCGATGATCTTCTCGGCGATGTCGAAGAAGATGCTCGGCGATCCCATTCCCGAGGACATCCGCAAGGCCACCAGGGGGCTGTTCTCCGGCATCCATGTCTTCGTCTCCGGTCAGACCACCGAGTGGTATCAACCGGTGCGGCCGGGCGACTCGCTCTACGGCTTCGGTGGGCTGGAGTCGATCGAGGAGAAGCACAGCGAGTACGCCGGGCGCTCGATCATCCGGATCATCCGGCAGGTCAGGGTGAATCAGCGCGGCGAGGTGGTCGTGGTCGCCCGCATCATCCTGATCGCGACCGAACGCCAGAAGTCCCGTGAACGCGGCAAGTACATGGATATCAAGCCTGCGACCTACACCGATGAGCAGATCGCCGAGATCGACGAGATCTACGCCGCCGAGAAACCCCGCGGTGCTGAGCCGCGCTATTGGGAGGACGTCCAGGTCGGCGAGGAGATGCCCAAGATGGTCAAGGGCCCGCTGACGCTCACCGACGTGATTAGCTTCCACTCGGGTGGTTACGGATTCGGCCCGTACGGGATCGGCGCTGCGCGGATCGGCTACAAGAACCGGCAGCGGGTGCCGAAGTTCTACATCAAGAACGCGGCAGGCATCCCCGACGTCGCGCAGCGGCTGCACTGGGAGAACGAGTGGTCGCAGTCCATCGGCAATCCGATGGCCTACGACTACGGCGTGATGCGCGAGTGTTGGCTCACCCACTACGTCACCGACTGGATGGGCGACGACGGCTGGCTGGTGCGCCAGCACGACGAGATGCGCAAGTTCAACTTCATCGGGGACACCCAGTTCATCACCGGTGAGGTAGTCGGTAAGCGCATGGAGAACGGAAATGCGTTGGTGGACCTAGAGTTCCGGTGCACCAGCCAGCGCGGCGAGATCACCGCTCCGGCCACCGCGACCGTGGCGCTGCCCAGCCGTGAGCACGGCCCGGTGACGCTGCCCGTCCCGGACGAGGAGTTGCGCCGCAAGGCGGTGCAGATGCTCGACCGCCACAACGAACTGATCGGGAAATCACGCAAGTGA
- a CDS encoding enoyl-CoA hydratase/isomerase family protein — MSSAQPIETGTETVLAEVVDGVGVITLNRPERRNALHAEMYVAVPRLLEQFGADDTIGCVLLTGAGGAFCAGGDVRDGNSAKQPPTPAADIEAKVHAQAAILADNARMVTLLHRMPKVTIAALPGAAVGAGMSIALAADMRIAARSARLIPGWSKLAFSGDFGGAWFLTRLVGPAKALELLIADEPVDAEAGLRLGLFNRVVDDPELPAAALRWAAQIAAGPTDAFAGTKANVRDAQSLPLEQALAAESERMVRSGMTAEHRAAVKAWLAAAAAKSGARS; from the coding sequence GTGAGCTCAGCCCAGCCGATCGAGACCGGTACCGAAACCGTACTGGCCGAGGTCGTCGACGGGGTCGGGGTCATCACCCTCAACCGGCCCGAGCGGCGTAACGCGCTGCATGCTGAGATGTACGTGGCGGTGCCGCGGTTGTTGGAACAGTTCGGCGCCGACGACACGATCGGTTGCGTTCTCCTCACGGGTGCGGGCGGTGCGTTCTGCGCGGGCGGCGATGTGCGCGACGGCAATTCAGCCAAGCAGCCGCCGACCCCCGCCGCCGATATCGAAGCCAAGGTGCACGCCCAGGCCGCGATCCTCGCCGACAACGCCAGGATGGTGACGTTGCTGCACCGGATGCCCAAGGTGACGATCGCCGCGTTGCCAGGGGCCGCCGTCGGGGCGGGCATGAGCATCGCACTGGCCGCCGATATGCGCATCGCCGCACGCTCGGCGCGGCTCATCCCCGGCTGGTCGAAGCTCGCGTTCTCGGGCGACTTCGGCGGTGCCTGGTTCTTGACCCGGCTGGTCGGCCCCGCCAAAGCACTGGAGCTGCTGATCGCCGACGAACCGGTGGACGCCGAGGCCGGGCTGCGCCTCGGGCTGTTCAACCGCGTCGTCGACGACCCTGAACTCCCGGCTGCCGCCCTGCGCTGGGCCGCGCAGATCGCCGCCGGACCGACCGACGCCTTCGCCGGAACAAAGGCCAACGTCCGTGACGCGCAGAGCCTTCCGCTGGAGCAGGCATTGGCGGCCGAAAGCGAGCGCATGGTGCGAAGCGGTATGACGGCCGAGCACCGCGCGGCGGTCAAGGCGTGGCTGGCTGCGGCGGCGGCGAAGTCAGGCGCGCGCTCATGA